Proteins from a single region of Chryseobacterium sp. W4I1:
- a CDS encoding GtrA family protein → MRELLIRQKQVLFFIIAGGLSAVVEIGSFKAFSTYLPHVFARETNFHGIHYPLSNIFSTSCGIISNYFLSIWFVFERGKHSKKKEFAYFMGVSFISTLLSLGFFQVFYSFIFKDNINLIFYTLSPEMISKIAAILLVSVLNYSVKKKIIFNG, encoded by the coding sequence ATGAGAGAATTACTAATACGCCAGAAACAGGTTTTATTCTTTATCATAGCCGGAGGGCTGAGCGCTGTTGTAGAGATCGGAAGCTTTAAAGCTTTCAGCACTTACCTTCCCCACGTTTTTGCCAGGGAGACCAATTTTCATGGGATACATTATCCTTTGAGTAATATCTTTTCTACGAGCTGTGGGATCATCAGCAATTATTTCCTGAGCATCTGGTTTGTTTTTGAAAGAGGTAAGCATTCTAAAAAAAAGGAGTTTGCCTACTTCATGGGCGTATCTTTTATTTCAACTTTATTGAGCTTAGGCTTTTTTCAGGTTTTCTACAGCTTTATCTTTAAGGACAATATCAATTTAATATTTTATACCTTAAGCCCGGAAATGATCAGTAAGATCGCCGCGATCCTATTGGTTTCTGTCCTTAATTATTCGGTGAAGAAGAAAATAATTTTTAACGGTTAA
- the ruvA gene encoding Holliday junction branch migration protein RuvA, translated as MIFSLQGSVQELTPTYAVINVQGVGYYVGISLMTSQALALNQPAFLFTQQIIREDAHLLFGFNTRSEKEMFNLLISVNGVGAVSALILLSTLSLEEIASAILSKNSALIQKAKGIGAKTAERIIVDLKDKVQKFSVSEENISSYVDNKVKEESLSALEVLGIPKRMSEKIADRMMKQDPGISVEELVKQILKNI; from the coding sequence ATGATATTTTCCTTACAAGGCAGCGTTCAAGAACTTACACCCACTTACGCAGTGATCAACGTACAAGGGGTTGGTTACTATGTAGGTATCAGTTTGATGACCTCCCAGGCACTGGCCCTGAATCAGCCGGCATTCTTATTCACTCAGCAGATCATACGGGAAGATGCTCATCTTCTCTTTGGCTTTAACACTCGTTCAGAAAAAGAAATGTTCAATCTGTTAATAAGTGTTAATGGGGTAGGAGCTGTTTCTGCCCTTATTCTTCTTTCCACTTTAAGTCTTGAAGAGATTGCTTCGGCTATCCTTTCCAAGAATAGTGCACTCATCCAGAAAGCCAAAGGAATTGGTGCCAAAACTGCTGAAAGAATCATTGTAGATTTGAAAGATAAAGTCCAAAAATTCAGCGTTTCGGAGGAAAATATTTCTTCTTATGTAGATAATAAAGTGAAGGAAGAATCGTTATCTGCATTAGAAGTTTTAGGCATCCCAAAGCGTATGAGCGAGAAGATTGCAGACAGAATGATGAAGCAGGATCCGGGAATTTCCGTAGAAGAATTGGTAAAACAAATTTTAAAAAACATTTAA
- a CDS encoding 1-acyl-sn-glycerol-3-phosphate acyltransferase, with product MTKILNYLWRFWLLLLAFILTVTMGIPVYILSFNKKHYKYAYKFIRIWCFGMFYGMGLRYDLTNLSDQKKDKNKPYVFISNHTSIMDIMLTCILMPHHPICFVGKKELVKIPIFGTIYKRICVMVDRGSARSRADVYRRCAEKMEEGNSIAIFPEGGVPDDTSIILDEFKDGAFTLSSKHNSPIAVYTFVGLKEIFPFESSKGYPGRVKVYFNGIMEPSDSPRDLKTKAYTEIKKTLLEHSV from the coding sequence GTGACAAAAATTTTAAATTATCTCTGGAGATTCTGGCTGTTGCTTTTGGCATTTATACTGACAGTCACAATGGGAATTCCGGTTTATATTCTTTCCTTTAATAAGAAGCATTATAAATATGCTTATAAATTCATCCGCATCTGGTGTTTCGGAATGTTTTACGGAATGGGTTTAAGATATGATCTGACTAATCTTTCAGATCAGAAAAAAGATAAGAACAAACCGTATGTCTTCATTTCAAACCATACCTCCATCATGGATATTATGCTTACCTGCATACTAATGCCACACCACCCGATCTGTTTTGTGGGCAAAAAGGAGCTGGTAAAGATTCCCATCTTCGGTACCATATATAAAAGGATATGTGTAATGGTGGACAGAGGCAGCGCAAGAAGCCGTGCAGATGTCTATAGAAGATGCGCAGAAAAAATGGAAGAAGGCAACAGCATTGCTATATTCCCTGAAGGTGGTGTTCCGGACGACACTTCTATTATTTTAGATGAATTTAAGGATGGAGCATTCACTTTATCTTCAAAACATAACTCCCCTATTGCAGTCTACACTTTTGTAGGCCTAAAAGAAATTTTTCCCTTTGAAAGCTCTAAAGGCTATCCGGGAAGAGTAAAAGTATATTTCAATGGAATCATGGAACCATCAGATTCTCCGAGAGATCTGAAAACCAAAGCTTATACGGAAATAAAAAAAACGTTGTTGGAACACTCTGTATAA
- a CDS encoding NADP-dependent malic enzyme: protein MSSKTHRDEKNFNQAALDYHKAEPKGKIEVIPSKPHSSQRDLSLAYSPGVAVPCMEIHEKPETVYDYTGKGNLVAVISNGTAVLGLGDIGPEASKPVMEGKGLLFKIFADINVFDIEINEKDPDKFIQIVKGIAPTFGGINLEDIKAPEAFYIEQKLKEELDIPLMHDDQHGTAIISAAALINSLQIAGKNIGEVKMVVNGAGAAAIACTNLYISLGLKRENVLMCDSKGVINHKRENLTPEKIDFIAQTDIETLEDAVKGSDVFIGLSKGNVMTPEMLSSMNENPIVFALANPDPEIAYDLALETRKDVIMATGRSDYPNQVNNVLGFPYIFRGALDVQARGINEEMKLAAVHAIANLAKEPVPEAVILAYNVQNLQFGREYFIPKPFDNRLITKVSSAVAKAAIDSGIAGKTIEDFEEYENQLLDRMGRDEKLVRMMQSRAKSNPKRITLGNAEEYNVLKAAQILYEEGIAFPSLLGDKKYIKEQMERFGINLDIPIIDPSDDDQKENRKKYRETLWKLRQRKGMNEYKAKRYVRQRDYFGPLMLKHGDTDGLIVGFSKNYTSVLRPVLEVIEKDKGVDKIAAMMMILSEKKPIFFADTSINQNPTAEDLVNIAKMAEITVKSFAIEPRIAMLGFENFAAISDTSKKVAKAVSILHEKYPKMVVDGEIQPDFAMNADHLSDYPFSKLGTTPANTFVFPNLESANLSYKIIRGMKVAQVIGPILMGLKQPVHVLQMRSSVDEIVNLATVAVLDAQRRENKK, encoded by the coding sequence ATGTCAAGTAAAACCCACCGCGACGAAAAGAACTTTAATCAGGCCGCGTTAGATTATCATAAAGCCGAACCTAAAGGGAAGATCGAAGTTATCCCTTCAAAACCGCACTCTTCTCAAAGAGATCTCTCATTGGCGTATTCACCGGGGGTGGCAGTTCCTTGTATGGAAATCCACGAAAAACCTGAAACCGTTTACGATTACACAGGAAAAGGAAACCTGGTAGCTGTAATTTCCAATGGAACAGCAGTACTTGGGTTGGGTGATATTGGTCCCGAAGCTTCAAAACCGGTAATGGAAGGGAAAGGTCTTTTATTTAAGATCTTTGCAGACATTAATGTTTTTGATATTGAGATCAATGAAAAAGATCCTGATAAATTTATCCAGATCGTAAAAGGGATTGCTCCTACATTCGGAGGTATCAACCTTGAAGATATTAAAGCTCCTGAAGCATTTTATATCGAGCAGAAACTAAAAGAAGAACTGGATATTCCTTTAATGCATGATGATCAGCACGGAACGGCTATTATTTCAGCTGCAGCCCTGATCAACTCACTTCAGATCGCCGGTAAAAATATCGGTGAAGTAAAAATGGTTGTGAACGGAGCCGGAGCGGCTGCCATTGCCTGTACCAATTTATATATTTCATTAGGTCTGAAAAGAGAAAATGTGTTGATGTGCGACAGTAAAGGAGTCATCAATCATAAAAGAGAGAATCTTACCCCTGAAAAAATAGACTTTATTGCCCAAACCGATATTGAAACACTGGAAGATGCTGTAAAAGGTTCTGATGTTTTCATCGGTTTATCAAAAGGAAATGTAATGACTCCTGAAATGCTTTCAAGCATGAATGAGAATCCTATCGTTTTCGCTTTGGCCAATCCGGACCCTGAAATTGCTTACGATCTTGCCCTTGAAACCCGTAAAGATGTAATTATGGCTACGGGTAGAAGCGATTATCCTAACCAGGTGAACAATGTATTGGGATTCCCTTACATTTTCCGTGGAGCTTTAGATGTTCAGGCAAGAGGAATTAATGAAGAAATGAAACTGGCAGCTGTACATGCTATTGCAAATCTTGCAAAAGAACCTGTGCCAGAAGCTGTTATCCTTGCTTATAACGTTCAGAACCTGCAATTTGGAAGAGAATATTTCATTCCGAAACCGTTTGATAACCGTTTGATTACCAAAGTATCCAGTGCTGTGGCAAAAGCTGCTATTGACAGTGGTATCGCAGGAAAAACCATCGAAGACTTCGAAGAATACGAAAACCAGCTGCTGGACAGAATGGGAAGAGATGAGAAGTTGGTGAGAATGATGCAGAGCCGTGCCAAATCCAATCCGAAGAGAATCACTTTAGGAAATGCAGAAGAATATAATGTATTGAAAGCTGCACAAATCCTTTATGAAGAAGGAATAGCTTTCCCAAGCCTTTTAGGAGATAAAAAATACATCAAAGAACAGATGGAGCGTTTCGGAATCAATCTTGACATCCCGATTATCGACCCAAGTGATGACGATCAGAAAGAAAACAGGAAAAAATACAGAGAAACCCTTTGGAAACTTCGTCAGAGAAAAGGAATGAACGAATATAAAGCGAAAAGATATGTTCGTCAGAGAGATTATTTTGGTCCTTTAATGCTAAAACACGGAGATACAGATGGATTGATCGTAGGTTTTTCTAAAAACTATACTTCAGTGCTTCGGCCCGTTTTAGAAGTTATTGAAAAAGATAAAGGAGTAGATAAAATAGCGGCTATGATGATGATCCTTTCAGAAAAGAAGCCTATTTTCTTTGCAGATACCTCCATTAATCAGAATCCAACGGCAGAAGACCTTGTCAATATTGCTAAAATGGCAGAAATTACAGTGAAATCTTTTGCAATAGAGCCTAGAATTGCCATGCTTGGCTTTGAAAACTTTGCGGCTATCTCAGATACGTCTAAAAAAGTAGCCAAAGCAGTAAGCATCCTCCACGAGAAATATCCTAAAATGGTCGTAGATGGTGAGATTCAGCCGGATTTTGCGATGAACGCAGATCATTTAAGCGATTATCCATTCTCAAAATTAGGAACTACTCCTGCCAATACATTTGTTTTCCCAAATCTTGAAAGTGCCAATCTTTCCTATAAGATTATCAGAGGAATGAAAGTAGCACAGGTGATCGGACCAATCCTGATGGGATTAAAACAACCGGTACACGTTTTACAGATGCGTTCAAGTGTAGACGAGATCGTCAACCTTGCCACTGTGGCAGTACTTGATGCTCAGAGAAGAGAAAATAAAAAATAA
- a CDS encoding ATPase — MVAIVDSGSTKSDWVILDDFKKVFLKTETIGFNPNFINRELIVPEIEKNSSLVLVKNSITKIFFYGSGCGVKKNCETIEEELKKVFTKAESVVREDLMAAAYAAYNGKPAVVCILGTGSNSCYFDGKDIKIELPSLGFLMGDEGSGSAIGKQLVRRYFMKKLPDDLHTEFEQNYGLKIEDALKNMYHSPRPNAWLADFNRFVIERKDHPYFKSMVYEEMKSFFEYQVIPYKESKDAEINFIGSIAYYYEDTLRSVAEEFHLNVGHVVRKPIESLVDYHIKYIL, encoded by the coding sequence ATGGTTGCTATTGTTGATAGTGGTTCTACCAAATCAGATTGGGTGATACTTGATGACTTCAAAAAAGTGTTTCTAAAAACAGAAACGATCGGCTTTAATCCCAATTTTATCAACAGAGAGCTTATCGTTCCCGAGATTGAAAAAAACAGCAGCCTTGTACTGGTCAAAAATTCCATAACAAAGATTTTCTTCTATGGCTCCGGATGCGGTGTGAAAAAAAACTGCGAAACCATAGAGGAAGAATTGAAGAAAGTATTTACGAAAGCAGAGTCTGTTGTGAGAGAAGATCTTATGGCTGCTGCCTATGCTGCCTACAATGGAAAACCTGCTGTCGTATGTATCTTAGGCACAGGATCAAATTCATGCTATTTCGACGGTAAAGACATTAAAATAGAACTCCCTTCACTAGGTTTTCTCATGGGAGATGAAGGAAGCGGAAGTGCCATTGGCAAACAGCTGGTGCGAAGATATTTTATGAAAAAACTGCCGGACGATCTTCATACAGAATTTGAGCAGAACTATGGACTAAAGATAGAAGATGCTTTGAAAAATATGTATCACAGCCCCAGACCTAATGCATGGCTGGCAGATTTCAACAGATTCGTTATTGAAAGAAAAGACCACCCTTACTTTAAAAGTATGGTATACGAGGAAATGAAAAGCTTCTTCGAGTATCAGGTCATTCCTTATAAAGAATCAAAAGATGCCGAGATCAATTTCATTGGCTCTATTGCTTATTATTACGAAGATACACTCCGTTCTGTAGCGGAAGAATTTCATTTAAATGTAGGACACGTTGTCCGAAAACCCATCGAAAGTTTAGTAGACTACCATATTAAGTATATACTTTAA
- a CDS encoding MFS transporter: MSNYSKQTNWGQFIPLVTVFFFWGFVAASNDILIPVFQKAFKLTQTESMLVQICFYVAYTVGSLIYMAVSKGLKQDLINKIGYKNGLILGLLISASGTLLFYPAANLASFPLMISGLFIVGLGFSLQQIVANPLAIEVGPTETGSQRLTMAGGINNLGTTIGPLIVSFAIFGAASTANTEASIESVKIPYLMLGAAFVLVAIMLKFSSLPAITPTITQDTDDVVPGDHKTSAFQYPQLVMGMIAIFVYVGVEVSTASNLPAYMEKSLGFETKDVAPYISLYWASLMIGRWTGAVEAFDLSAGFKKILRFLAPYLAFGVFLLVNAIAKHDLSPFYVYGAVIIVMIICDIMSKGNPARMLLIFSVAGIAALLTGMFTSGMVSVYAFTSVGLFCSTLWPCIFALAINGLGKHTNQGSGLLIMMIMGGGIVSLIQGYVADLTTIHMSYMVGVICFAYLAFYAIRVTGILKSQGIDLDKISKGSGH; the protein is encoded by the coding sequence ATGTCAAATTATTCTAAACAAACCAATTGGGGACAGTTTATTCCCTTGGTTACTGTGTTTTTTTTCTGGGGATTTGTTGCGGCAAGTAATGATATTCTGATCCCGGTTTTTCAAAAAGCCTTTAAACTGACCCAAACTGAAAGTATGCTGGTACAGATCTGCTTTTATGTGGCTTATACCGTAGGGTCTTTGATTTATATGGCCGTTTCGAAAGGACTCAAACAGGATCTTATCAACAAAATAGGTTATAAAAACGGCCTTATTTTAGGTTTACTTATATCTGCATCAGGGACTTTACTATTTTATCCGGCAGCCAATCTTGCTTCATTTCCTTTAATGATCTCGGGACTCTTTATTGTAGGACTCGGTTTCTCATTGCAGCAGATCGTTGCCAATCCATTGGCAATTGAAGTAGGACCTACTGAAACAGGATCTCAAAGACTGACCATGGCCGGAGGAATTAATAACCTTGGAACAACCATCGGGCCTCTTATCGTTTCATTTGCTATTTTTGGCGCAGCCTCTACAGCTAATACGGAAGCTAGTATTGAAAGTGTAAAGATTCCTTATCTTATGCTTGGTGCTGCCTTTGTTTTAGTAGCGATAATGCTTAAATTCTCATCTCTTCCGGCAATAACTCCTACGATTACGCAGGATACTGATGATGTAGTTCCGGGAGACCATAAAACTTCAGCTTTTCAGTATCCACAGTTAGTTATGGGAATGATTGCCATCTTTGTTTACGTTGGAGTAGAAGTTTCTACGGCCAGTAACCTTCCTGCTTATATGGAAAAAAGCTTAGGTTTTGAAACTAAAGATGTAGCTCCTTACATTTCATTGTATTGGGCATCACTGATGATCGGTCGTTGGACAGGTGCGGTAGAAGCATTTGATTTGAGCGCCGGGTTCAAAAAGATTTTAAGATTCCTCGCTCCTTATCTGGCATTTGGGGTGTTCTTATTGGTAAATGCTATTGCGAAACATGATTTGTCCCCGTTCTACGTATACGGTGCTGTCATTATTGTAATGATCATCTGTGACATTATGAGTAAAGGGAACCCAGCAAGAATGCTTCTGATCTTTTCTGTAGCAGGTATAGCTGCCCTATTAACAGGAATGTTTACCTCAGGAATGGTATCCGTATATGCATTTACCAGCGTTGGATTATTTTGTTCTACTTTATGGCCTTGTATTTTTGCACTAGCCATTAACGGACTTGGAAAACATACCAATCAAGGTTCCGGATTATTGATTATGATGATTATGGGAGGAGGTATTGTAAGTCTAATTCAAGGGTATGTGGCTGATTTAACAACTATTCATATGAGTTATATGGTTGGAGTAATTTGTTTTGCTTATCTTGCTTTCTATGCAATACGTGTAACCGGGATCCTAAAATCCCAGGGTATCGATCTGGATAAAATCTCTAAAGGCAGTGGACACTAA